In Acidobacteriota bacterium, the genomic window TGCCTTGCAGCAAGGCCGCGAGTTCACTCCGCAGGACAACGAGGACTCGCAGCCGGTGGCGATAATCAACGAGACGCTCGCGCGGCGTTTCTTCCCGAACGAGGACCCCGTCGGCAGAACAATATGGATGGGACCACCGGAATACCTGCTCCCGCCCGAGGCCCAAACGCCCGCGAATCGGTCTCCCCGCCGGGTGATTGTCGGAGTGGTAGCCGATGTCAAAGGCCGCAGTTTGAATCAACCGCCCTCGGCGATGGTGTACGCGCCGTATCATCAATACAGGCGCGAAGGGTGGACCAACTCGATGATGCTCGCCGTGCGCACCGAGACCGCGCCGGCGGCAGTAGCGTTGGCGATCAAGAGTAAGGTGAGCTCCCTCGACCCGGATCAGCCGGTCAGCAACGTACGAACCATCGACGAGCTGCTCGGCAGATCGCTTTCGGAATCAAAGTTTACTTTGCTGCTGCTGGGTCTTTTTGCCGGAGTGGCCCTGGTGTTGGCCGCGATTGGAATCTACGGTGTCATTGCCTACTCCGTCAGCCAGCGAACTCATGAGATCGGCGTCCGTCTGGCGCTTGGCGCGCAAGCGGGCGACGTGTTCAGGCTGGTGATAGGGCAAGGGATGATGCTGACCTTGATCGGCGTGGCAATCGGATTGGCGGCTGCGTTGGCGTTAACCAGGTTGATGGTGAGTTTGTTGTTTGGAGTCAGCGCGACCGATCCGTTGACGTTCGCGGTGATCGCCCTGCTGCTGACGAGCGTGGCGCTGCTGGCCTGTTATATCCCGGCTCGGCGGGCGACGAAAGTGGACCCGATGGTGGCGCTGAGGTACGAATAGGTTCAGGATTCAGGGTTCAGAGTTCAGGGTTCCGGGTTCAGGGTTTCTAGTTTCTGGTTTATGGTTTCTGGTTCCAATCTCGTAACCAATAATCAGAGAGGAGACGCCCGAAGCAGGAAACCAGAAACCAGAAACGAGAAACCCTGAACCCGGAACCCTGAACCCTGAACCCGGAACTCTGAACCCGGAAACCCGGAAACCCCGAAACCGGAGGTAACTATGGAGACTTTCTTTCAAGATATGCGTTACGGTCTGCGGCTCCTGATCAAGCGGCCGGGCTTTACCGCGGTGGCGGTCATCGCGCTCGCCCTGGGCATCGGCGCCAACAGCGCGATCTTCAGCGTCGTGAACGGCGTAGTGTTGCGAGCCTTGCCCTACAAGGACCCCGAGCAACTGATGATGGTCTGGAGCAAGAGACCCTTGCTTCAAGCGCAAGTGGGCTCCGCCGAATTTCCGGTCTCGGCCGGTGACTTCATCGATTGGCGGGACCAGAATCAAGTCTTCGAACAGATCGCTGCATTTCACACTCAGCCGTTCAACATCACCGGCGCCGGTGAGCCCGAGTTTCTTGGCGGCGTGCGCGCGTCGGCCAGCTTGTTTTCATTGCTTGGCGTCGAGCCGAAGCTCGGCCGGACCTTCACGGTTGACGAGGACCAGCCGGGCGCTGGTCAAGTGGTGCTCATCAGCCACGGGCTATGGCAGCGGCGCTTCGGCTCCGACCCGAACATAGTAGGCCAGAAGCTCACGCTCAACGATCAGCCTTACACCGTCGTGGGCGTGTTGCCGGCCGGGTTCCAATTCCCGCGCAAGGGCGAGATGCCCGCCGGCTACCAGTTCCCACGGCAAGCGGATCTCTACACACCGCTTGCCTGGACTCCCGCGCAAGCCACCAACCGCGGACGGAACTTCCTCGCGGTGATCGCGCGACTCAAGCCGCAAGTCACCATCGAGCAAGCTGGGGCCGAGATGGATGCCATAGCGGAGCAGTTGAAGCAGCAGTATCCGCAGACCAATACCAACAAGGAAGCCTTCCTTGTAGCGCTGCATCAACAAGTCGTCGGAAAAGTGCGCACGGCGTTGCTGGTGCTTCTGGGCGCGGTGGGTTTTGTGCTTTTGATCGCCTGCGCGAACGTCGCCAACCTTTTGCTGGCCCGAGCCGCTTCTCGGCAAAAGGAGATGGCGATTCGCACCGCGCTCGGCGCAAGCCGTTTTCGTGTGATCCGGCAGTTGCTGACAGAAAGCGTGCTTCTGTCTTTGGTCGGAGGAACACTCGGGCTGCTTCTCGCGCTCTGGGGGATCGAACTGCTTCTGGCGATCAGCCCCGGCAACTTGCCTCGCATCGATACGATTGGGATTGACGGGCGGGTCTTCGCCTTCACGCTGGCGATCTCGGTGCTCACAGGAATCGGTTTCGGTTTAGCGCCGGCCATCCAGGTCTCGAAGCCCGACCTTAACGACGCGCTAAAAGAAGGCGGTCGCGCGTCATCTGTCGGCCATAACAGATTTCGTGGCCTGCTGGTCGTCTCCGAGGTAGCTCTATCGCTGGTGCTGTTGATCGGCGCGGGACTGATGATCCGCAGCTTCGTCGCACTGCTCAACGTCGATCCAGGGTTGAACGCGAAGAACGTACTGACCCTTGATATCGGGCTGCCGCGAACCAAGTACACGGGTCCGCAGCAGACTGCGTTCTTTGAGCAGGTCATCGCTCGGCTGCAAGCTTTACCGGGAGTGCAGTCGGCGGGCGCGGTCTATCCTTTGCCGCTCAGCGGCGCCGAAGAAGGGATGGGCTTCAACATCGACGGACGGCAATCGGTTCCCGGGCAGGCATTCAACGCAGGTCCGCGGTGGGTCAGCAACGAGTACTTCAACACGATAGGTATTTCGTTGCTCAGAGGCCGCGAGTTTACCGAGCGCGACAACGCCGGCTCGCCGCGAGTGGTGGTCATCAATGACGCGATGGCGCGCGCTTACTGGCCCGATGAAGATCCGCTCGGCAAGCGCGTATCGTTCGATCAGATCAACGAAGCGCCCAATTGGCGTGAGATCGTCGGCGTTGTGAGAGACGTCAAGCACTCGGCGGTGGATGCCAATTCGAAGCCCGAGATGTACTTTCCGTTTCCACAATTCCCTTTGTTTTTCATGACGGTGGTCGTGCGCACAACCGGCGATCCGCTCAACCTGGTCGCGGCCGCCCGTAGCGAGGTGCTGGCGGTGAATGCGGACCAACCGATCTCAAATATTCACACGATGGAAGAGCTGATCGCGAATTCCATCGCGCAACGGAGATTCAACATGCTGCTGCTGGGTATCTTTGCCGGGGTGGCGTTGTTGCTCTCCGCGGTTGGAATCTACGGCGTGATGTCTTACTCGGTCGCTCAGCGCACGCATGAGCTGGGGGTGAGGATGGCGCTGGGAGCCCAGACTTCTCACGTCGTTTCGCTGGTCGTGAAACAGGGGATGGCGCTTGCGTTGGCTGGAGTGGGTATCGGATTGGCGGCGGCGTTCGCATTGACCCGCATAATGGCGAGCTTGCTCTATGGTGTGAGCGCGACAGACCCGCTGACCTTTTCGGTTATTGCGGTGCTGCTGGCGTCGGTGGCGCTGTTGGCTTGTTATCTCCCGGCGCGTCGCGCGACAAAGGTCGATCCCATGATCGCGCTGAGGTATGAATGAAATCGATTTTGGATTTTGGATTTCGGGAATTCGATAAAAGAGAAACGAGCTCGAAGGCTTCAATCCAAAATCCAAAATCTAAAATCCAAAATCTAAAGGGGTGATTTGTGGAGACTTTGCTGCACGACGCTCGGTACGCCGTACGCACTCTGTTGAGAAGCCCGGGCTTTTCGACGGTGGCGGTGTTGGTGCTCGCGCTCGGCATTGGCGCCAACACGGCGATTTTCAGCGTGGTCAACGGCGTGCTGCTTAAGGCGCTCCCTTTTCCTGAGCCGGACCGGCTGGTTGCGCTCTCTGAAAGCTCCACAAAATCGCCGGTGATGGCAGTCGCCTACCCGAACTACCTCGACTGGCGGGCGCGGCAGGGAGTCTTCGAGAATCTTGGCGCGAGAATGCCGGCAGGCGGCGTGCTTACGGGCGACGGCGAGCCCGAGCGGGTGATCGGCCGCTGGGTGACCGCGAGTTTCTTTCCCACTCTCGGAGTGCGTCCGCAACTCGGGCGCTTCTTCGATGAGGTTGAAGACAAGGCGGGCGCGGAGCGCGTGATGGTCATCAGCTACGGCTTATGGCAGCGGCGCTTTGGCGGGGACCCGGATCTCATCGGTAAGACCATCTTCTATAACAGCGAAGGCTGGACGGTCATCGGCGTGACCCCGAGGGGTTTTGATTATTACGGCCAGACAAATGTGAACAACGATTTCTTCATTCCGCTTGGCCACCTCGCCGGTCAGCCGTACATGGGCGATCGTCACTCGCATGTTGTGTTCGTCACGGGACGGATGAAGCCCGGCGTTAGTATCGAGCAGGCGCGGACGGAAATGAATACGATCTCCGCGCAGCTCGAGGAGGAACATCCCGCATCGAACACTGGCAACAGCGCAGCGCTGACGTCGTTCCTGGATGATTACGTCGGCGATTCACGGCCCGCGTTGTTGGTGATCTCGGCGGTCGCAGGGTTTGTGTTGTTGATTGCCTGCGCGAATGTCGCGAACCTCCTTCTCGCCCGAGCCGCCTCCCGTCAGAAGGAGATCGCCCTGCGAATCGCGCTCGGCGCGGGACGCTGGCGCGTCGTGCGGCAGTTGCTGACCGAGAGCCTCGTGCTCGCTTTTGCCGGCGGAGCGCTGGGCTTGCTGATCGCCGTCTGGGGTGTTGATCTACTGATCAAACTCAATCCGGACGGCCTTCCGCGGTTGGAAGACATTGCGGTCGATCCGCGGGCACTCGGCTTCACACTGCTTGTGACGCTGTTGACTGGAGTCACCTTCGGCCTCGCTCCCGCGCTCCAAACTTCAAAAGTAGACTTGAATGACGCTCTGAAAGAAGGTGGCCGGCAAGCTTCAGGCGGCCGGGGCGCTCGGCGTTTGCGCGCTGCGCTGGTAATCGGTGAAGTGGCGCTGTCGCTGATGTTGCTCATTGGGGCCGGTCTGCTGGTCAAGAGCTTTCGGCAACTGATGCAGGTCGATCCGGGTTTTGACGCAAGGAACGTGTTGACGATGCGTCTGCGCTTGGCCGATGCAAAATACCGCGAAGCTTCGCAGACGACGGGTTTTCTCAAAGAGGTGATGCGCCGCGTAACCACGTTGCCAGGCGTGCGGCACGTGAGCGTGGCTACCGGATTCCCGCTCGGCCGCGGCAGCGATAACGGCTACTGGATCGAAGGGCAACCGGAGCCTCAAAAACCGGGAGATTGGTCGAGCGCCGTCAGTCAATCGGTCAGCGAGGACTATCATCAGACATTGGGAATCGCTCTCCTGACCGGACGATACTTCACCGAGCGTGACACGGCAGACGCCCCGCCGGTGATAATAGTCGATGAGAACTTTGTTCGCCGGCACTTCGAAGGCCACTCCATTAATAGTGCGCTCGGCACGCGGTTGCGCTTCGGTGGCAGCGGCGAGCCGTGGCGCGAGATCGTTGGCGTCGTGAGTCCGGTTCGGCATGTAGGGTTGGAAGAAGTTGGGCGTCTAGGGATTTACCGTCCCTGGCTGCAGATCAATCCGAGATGGCTTGCAGACTTTACTCGCTCGATGGATTTGATCGTAAAGACCGACACGGAGCCTGAAAGTTTCGTTGCGGCGATCAAGGGAGAAGTGCAAACCGTAGATCGAGACGTGCCGTTAGGAAATGTGCAGACTCTCGCATCGCTGCTCGATGAATCGATTGCGCCGCGCCGCTTCAGCTTGTTCCTGGTCGCGCTGTTTGCAGTCATCGCGTTGCTACTCGGTACCGTTGGGCTCTATGGCGTTATGTCGTATGCGGTTACTCAGCGCACGCGCGAGTTCGGCATTCGGGTAGCGCTCGGCGCTCAGCGGAACGATGTGCTCAGGCTGGTCATTGGACAGGGCATTGTTCTTTCGTTAAGCGGGGTGGCGTTAGGGCTTGCTGGATCGTTTGCGTTGACGCGACTGATGAGCAGTTTGTTGTTCAGCGTGAGTGCGACCGATCCGATCACGTTTGTAGTCGTGTCGCTGCTACTGACAAGCGTGGCGCTTGCGGCCTGTTATCTTCCCGCGCGCCGGGCGACGAAGGTAGACCCGATGATTGCGCTAAGATACGAATGAACAAATTGGCAATTGGCAATCGGCAATCGGCAATTTGGGAGGAACTAATGCAAAGTCTACTTCAAGACATTCGCTATGGCTCGCGCATGCTGCTCAAGCGGCCGGGCTTAACTTTTATTGCCGTGGTCACGCTGGCCCTGGGAATTGGGGCCAATACGGCTATCTTCAGTTTGGTCAATACCGTGTTGCTGAGACCGTTGCCAGTCGATCGACCAGAGCAACTGGTCTCGCTCAACAGCGAATCCTCGGCTGGTGATAACAACGTTCCGACGCTGTCGTATCCAAACTATCGCGACTATCGCGACCGCAACGACGTACTCACCGGCCTGCTCTGCTATCGCTTTTCGCCGATCAGTTTGAGCAACAGCGGCGTGAATGAGCGGATGTGGACCTATTTGGTTTCGGGTAATTACTTCGATGTCCTTGGGGTGAAGCCCGGGCTGGGTCGCTTCTTTACCCAGGAAGACGACAAGGCGCCGGGAGCGCATCCGGTCGCGGTCATCACTTACAACTGCTGGCAAAAACGCTTCGCGGGCGCTCCGGACGTAGTTGGCAAGAGCGTGATCATCAACGGGCGTAGCTTTTCGATTATCGGCGTCGCGCAGCAGGGCTTTCATGGATCGGAGATCAGCTACGTACCTGAGATGTGGTTTCCGATGATGATGCTGGCGCAGATCGAACCGGGCGACAATTATCTGGAAGACCGCGACACAGCCAACTTCTTCGTCCAGGGCCGCTTGAAACCCGGCGTTACCACGCCACAGGCAGAAGCCGAGCTCAAGGCCATCGCCGCGCAACTGGCGCGCGAACATCCCAACGAGAACGAAAACAAAACGATCGCACTGTCGCCGCCCGGCTTGTTCGGCGCGTTTATGCGCGGACCGATTGTGGGGTTTGCCGGAGTGTTGATGGCGGTGGTCGGATTGGTCTTGCTGCTGGCTTGCACGAATCTTGCGAACCTGTTGTTGGCGCGCGCGACCGAGCGGCGCAAGGAGATTGCGATTCGGCTGGCTATCGGCGCGAACCGCGGGCGTCTCGTTCGGCAACTGCTGACCGAAAGCGTCCTTTTGGCGTCCTGGGGCGGCGCGCTGGGATTAGGGCTCGCTTATTGGGTTGTGGATGCGATGATGGCGTTCAAGCCGCCGCTCGACATTCCGCTTTCGACAGAGTTGCACATTGATTATCGCGTGCTGCTTTTCACCGCCGCAGTCTCGGTGTTGACCGGCGTCGTGTTCGGGTTGCTGCCCGCGCTGCAAGCTACCAACACGGACCTCGTGCCCGCGTTAAAAGACGAAACTTCCATCAGCGGTTATCGCCGGTCCTGGCTGCGCAACGGACTGGTTGTGTTTCAAGTCTCGTTATCCCTGCTGCTGTTGATCTGCGCCGGTTTGGTCCTACGCGGTTTGCAACGCGCGCAGTTGCTCAGTCCCGGCTTCATAGCGCAACACGCGATCGAGATGTCCTTCGATCTGAACCTGCAAGGCTACGATGGGCCGCGCAGCAAGCAGTTCAAACGTGAATTGCTTGAACGTGTGCGCGCGGTCCCCGGCGTGCAGTATGCCGGGTTGTCGAACTTCGTTCCGCTCAGCATGAACATCAACAACAACAGCGTCTTCGTCGAGGGCGCGCCTCAGGAGCGCGGGGCGAATATTCCGATGACGATGACCTCCAGTGCGTCCCCGGGCTTCGTCCCGGCGTTGGGAGTGGACTTGCTGGAAGGCCGCGATTTCACGGAACAGGATGGCGATACAAAGCCGCGCGCGGCAGTGGTCAACGAGACCTTCGCCCGCCGCTTCTGGCTGGGCCAATCCGCGCTCGGCAAACGATTCAGCTTCGAAGGCGTCACCGGCCCGTGGATCGAGGTCGTAGGTGTGATGAGAGACGGCAAGTACTTTAGTCTCGGCGAAGACCCGTCGGCATTCGTCTATGTGACTCTGCGCCCGACAAACGGAAGCTACCTGACGCTGGTCGTTCGGACGGCGAGCGAGCCGCAAGGGGTGATCGGCGCGCTGAGCAGTGAGTTTCATCAACTCGACGCCAATCTGCCGGTCTACAGCATCAAGACGATGACCGAGCACATGGCTCTGCCGCTGTTTCCGGCGCGGGTAGCCGCGACGCTCCTGGGCAGTTTCGGTTTGCTGGCCTTGATTCTGGCGGCCATAGGGATCTTCGGGGTTATGTCTTACGCGGTCAGCCAGCGCACGCGCGAGATCGGCATTCGGATGGCGCTCGGCGCGGATGCCGGCAGGATTTTCAAGCTTGTGGTCGGGCACGGGTTGAAGCTGATCTTGCTCGGTCTGGGTATCGGCCTGGTCGGCGCCTTTGCCGGAACGCGGTTGATGTCGAGTTTGCTCTATGGCGTGAGCGCTACCGATTCGGTCACGTTTGCGCTCATCGCGTTGCTGCTCACGGGGGTGGCGATGCTCGCCTGTTATCTGCCGGCGCGTCGCGCGACGAAAGTAGACCCGATGATCGCGCTCAGATACGAATAGGTTTCTGGTTTGTGGTTTTTAGTTTCTGGTGTGAATGCTGAAGACCGATTGCTTTTCGAACAAGAAACTACAAACCAGAAACCAGAAACCACAAACCAGAAACCTGGAGGTGAACGATGGAAGCCCTTTGGAACGACGTTCGTTACGGTTTGCGACTCTTGCTCAAGCGTCCCGGTTTTACTGCTGTGGCCGTGGTCGCGCTGGCCTTAGGAATCGGCGCTAACACTGCCATCTTCAGCGTGGTGAATGCAGTGCTGCTGCGCTCACTTCCTTACACTGACCCAGACCGGTTGGTGATGGTATGGGAAGCGAACCCGAGAGGGAATATGCGGAATGTCGTCTCGCCGGCGAACTTTCTGGACTGGCGAGATCAGAGCACCGTCTTCGAACAGATGGCTATGTTCGTCGACGCGCGGTTCAACCTGAACGGCACTGACGAGCCAGAGGAGCTTCCGACTCAGATTGCGGATGTGAACCTGTTTTCGGTGTTGGGGGCAACCCCCTTGCTGGGACGCACATTTATTCAACAGGACAGCGCGGCCGGGACAGACAACGTTGCGATTTTGAGTCGCGGGCTGTGGCAGCGACGGTTCGCTGGAGACCCCGAGATTATCGGCAAGACTATCGCGCTCAATGGCGAAAACTTTACGATCGTCGGAGTCATGCCCGCGGACTTCCAAATGTTCGTCAAGCAGGGCTCGCAGATCGGTAAGCCGGTTGATCTTTGGTTGCCGTGGACCTACAACCCTCAAGCTCGGATTCGGCGCGGCCGCGCATGGATGGCAGTCGCCCGACTAAAGCCCGCCGTCAATGTGGAACAGGCGCAATCCGAAATGAGCTCGATCGCAGCGCGCTTTGAGCAGCAATATCCCGACTTCAACAAAGGGTGGGGCGTAAACATAGTGCCGCTGCGCGATCAGCTTGTCGGGGATATCAGGCCCGCGCTGTTAGTGCTATTGGCAGCGGTTGGTTTCGTGTTGCTTATCGCCTGCGCGAATGTGGCCAACTTGCTTTTGGCTCGTGCCGCGACGCGTCAGAAAGAGATTGCGATTCGCATTGCGCTGGGAGCGGGCCGATGGCGCGTGATACGGCAACTGCTCACTGAGAGCGTGCTCCTATCCATCGTTGGAGGCGCGGCCGGACTGCTGCTGGCCCTGTGGGGAACCGAACTGTTGCTTGCCCTGGGTCCGCGAGACTTGCTGGGGATCGACAGCGTTGGGATTGATCGTCGAGTGCTGTTGTTCACCGCCGCGGTTTCGATGATTACCGGGTTGGTGTTCGGCGTCGTACCGGCAGTCTCGGCGTCACGCACAAACCTCAACGAAACGTTGAAGGAAGGCGGCCGCGATCGAAGCGGCGGAGGCCGCAGCCGGCGGCTACGCAATGCATTCGTCGTAGTCGAAGTCGCTTTAGCGCTCGTGCTGCTGATCGGGTCGGGATTGATGATCAGGAGCTTGTGGCGGCTGCAATCGGTTGACCCGGGCTTCAACTCTTCCAATCTGCTGACGGCTCGGCTGCTTCTGCCGGGTTCCAGGTACGGACAGGCCACCCAGCGCACTGAGTTCTTCAAACAGATCGTTGAGCGATTGCGGGCACTGCCC contains:
- a CDS encoding ABC transporter permease — translated: METFFQDMRYGLRLLIKRPGFTAVAVIALALGIGANSAIFSVVNGVVLRALPYKDPEQLMMVWSKRPLLQAQVGSAEFPVSAGDFIDWRDQNQVFEQIAAFHTQPFNITGAGEPEFLGGVRASASLFSLLGVEPKLGRTFTVDEDQPGAGQVVLISHGLWQRRFGSDPNIVGQKLTLNDQPYTVVGVLPAGFQFPRKGEMPAGYQFPRQADLYTPLAWTPAQATNRGRNFLAVIARLKPQVTIEQAGAEMDAIAEQLKQQYPQTNTNKEAFLVALHQQVVGKVRTALLVLLGAVGFVLLIACANVANLLLARAASRQKEMAIRTALGASRFRVIRQLLTESVLLSLVGGTLGLLLALWGIELLLAISPGNLPRIDTIGIDGRVFAFTLAISVLTGIGFGLAPAIQVSKPDLNDALKEGGRASSVGHNRFRGLLVVSEVALSLVLLIGAGLMIRSFVALLNVDPGLNAKNVLTLDIGLPRTKYTGPQQTAFFEQVIARLQALPGVQSAGAVYPLPLSGAEEGMGFNIDGRQSVPGQAFNAGPRWVSNEYFNTIGISLLRGREFTERDNAGSPRVVVINDAMARAYWPDEDPLGKRVSFDQINEAPNWREIVGVVRDVKHSAVDANSKPEMYFPFPQFPLFFMTVVVRTTGDPLNLVAAARSEVLAVNADQPISNIHTMEELIANSIAQRRFNMLLLGIFAGVALLLSAVGIYGVMSYSVAQRTHELGVRMALGAQTSHVVSLVVKQGMALALAGVGIGLAAAFALTRIMASLLYGVSATDPLTFSVIAVLLASVALLACYLPARRATKVDPMIALRYE
- a CDS encoding ABC transporter permease — its product is METLLHDARYAVRTLLRSPGFSTVAVLVLALGIGANTAIFSVVNGVLLKALPFPEPDRLVALSESSTKSPVMAVAYPNYLDWRARQGVFENLGARMPAGGVLTGDGEPERVIGRWVTASFFPTLGVRPQLGRFFDEVEDKAGAERVMVISYGLWQRRFGGDPDLIGKTIFYNSEGWTVIGVTPRGFDYYGQTNVNNDFFIPLGHLAGQPYMGDRHSHVVFVTGRMKPGVSIEQARTEMNTISAQLEEEHPASNTGNSAALTSFLDDYVGDSRPALLVISAVAGFVLLIACANVANLLLARAASRQKEIALRIALGAGRWRVVRQLLTESLVLAFAGGALGLLIAVWGVDLLIKLNPDGLPRLEDIAVDPRALGFTLLVTLLTGVTFGLAPALQTSKVDLNDALKEGGRQASGGRGARRLRAALVIGEVALSLMLLIGAGLLVKSFRQLMQVDPGFDARNVLTMRLRLADAKYREASQTTGFLKEVMRRVTTLPGVRHVSVATGFPLGRGSDNGYWIEGQPEPQKPGDWSSAVSQSVSEDYHQTLGIALLTGRYFTERDTADAPPVIIVDENFVRRHFEGHSINSALGTRLRFGGSGEPWREIVGVVSPVRHVGLEEVGRLGIYRPWLQINPRWLADFTRSMDLIVKTDTEPESFVAAIKGEVQTVDRDVPLGNVQTLASLLDESIAPRRFSLFLVALFAVIALLLGTVGLYGVMSYAVTQRTREFGIRVALGAQRNDVLRLVIGQGIVLSLSGVALGLAGSFALTRLMSSLLFSVSATDPITFVVVSLLLTSVALAACYLPARRATKVDPMIALRYE
- a CDS encoding ABC transporter permease, with product MQSLLQDIRYGSRMLLKRPGLTFIAVVTLALGIGANTAIFSLVNTVLLRPLPVDRPEQLVSLNSESSAGDNNVPTLSYPNYRDYRDRNDVLTGLLCYRFSPISLSNSGVNERMWTYLVSGNYFDVLGVKPGLGRFFTQEDDKAPGAHPVAVITYNCWQKRFAGAPDVVGKSVIINGRSFSIIGVAQQGFHGSEISYVPEMWFPMMMLAQIEPGDNYLEDRDTANFFVQGRLKPGVTTPQAEAELKAIAAQLAREHPNENENKTIALSPPGLFGAFMRGPIVGFAGVLMAVVGLVLLLACTNLANLLLARATERRKEIAIRLAIGANRGRLVRQLLTESVLLASWGGALGLGLAYWVVDAMMAFKPPLDIPLSTELHIDYRVLLFTAAVSVLTGVVFGLLPALQATNTDLVPALKDETSISGYRRSWLRNGLVVFQVSLSLLLLICAGLVLRGLQRAQLLSPGFIAQHAIEMSFDLNLQGYDGPRSKQFKRELLERVRAVPGVQYAGLSNFVPLSMNINNNSVFVEGAPQERGANIPMTMTSSASPGFVPALGVDLLEGRDFTEQDGDTKPRAAVVNETFARRFWLGQSALGKRFSFEGVTGPWIEVVGVMRDGKYFSLGEDPSAFVYVTLRPTNGSYLTLVVRTASEPQGVIGALSSEFHQLDANLPVYSIKTMTEHMALPLFPARVAATLLGSFGLLALILAAIGIFGVMSYAVSQRTREIGIRMALGADAGRIFKLVVGHGLKLILLGLGIGLVGAFAGTRLMSSLLYGVSATDSVTFALIALLLTGVAMLACYLPARRATKVDPMIALRYE
- a CDS encoding ABC transporter permease, which produces MEALWNDVRYGLRLLLKRPGFTAVAVVALALGIGANTAIFSVVNAVLLRSLPYTDPDRLVMVWEANPRGNMRNVVSPANFLDWRDQSTVFEQMAMFVDARFNLNGTDEPEELPTQIADVNLFSVLGATPLLGRTFIQQDSAAGTDNVAILSRGLWQRRFAGDPEIIGKTIALNGENFTIVGVMPADFQMFVKQGSQIGKPVDLWLPWTYNPQARIRRGRAWMAVARLKPAVNVEQAQSEMSSIAARFEQQYPDFNKGWGVNIVPLRDQLVGDIRPALLVLLAAVGFVLLIACANVANLLLARAATRQKEIAIRIALGAGRWRVIRQLLTESVLLSIVGGAAGLLLALWGTELLLALGPRDLLGIDSVGIDRRVLLFTAAVSMITGLVFGVVPAVSASRTNLNETLKEGGRDRSGGGRSRRLRNAFVVVEVALALVLLIGSGLMIRSLWRLQSVDPGFNSSNLLTARLLLPGSRYGQATQRTEFFKQIVERLRALPGVRTATAIDAMPLGGPGSGTGFTITGKPLPAAGEGPGCDVRVIAPNYFEAMGVPLLQGRTFTEREATEVSRVVVINKSLADRYFPGENPLGKKIAIEMSDKPVPSEIVGIVADAKYAGLDRETKPMAYWPHPELARSSMTLIVRTESDPLALSSALRREVQAMDKDQPIADVRTMEQLVNDSIARTRFSAFLLAVFAGVALALSAVGIYGVMAYSVEQRTHEIGIRMALGADRGDVVAMVVRQGMTLAAVGLVIGLGSAFALTRFLSTLLYQVSATDAGSFASVSIALAAVALVASLIPAYRATKVDPMIALRYE